In Methanobacterium veterum, a single genomic region encodes these proteins:
- a CDS encoding transglutaminase-like domain-containing protein has product MSLFGIAGASAADTGAAHAQYGHHDTVHKHAYKHVKYYKHHKFSTHKRNKYSHKKSYRHSSYKHVRKSNSASVNALSSSLTSGTSSQYTKGTRIFNWVKTHVKYRFYYNTKHGAAGTLKYRSGNCADQAHLVVALARSSGLPARYVHAKAKFRSGHVYGHYWAQIKVNGKWVTADTTSKRNSFGAPRNWTSARIVGISNNI; this is encoded by the coding sequence ATGTCACTATTCGGTATTGCCGGCGCAAGCGCGGCAGATACAGGCGCTGCACACGCGCAGTATGGTCATCATGATACTGTGCATAAACATGCATATAAACATGTTAAATATTATAAACATCATAAATTTAGTACACATAAAAGGAACAAATATAGTCACAAGAAATCTTACAGACATAGTTCATACAAACACGTCAGAAAATCAAATTCAGCCAGTGTCAATGCACTATCAAGTTCACTTACAAGCGGTACAAGCTCACAGTACACTAAAGGAACTAGAATATTTAACTGGGTAAAAACTCACGTTAAATACAGGTTCTATTATAACACTAAACATGGAGCTGCAGGTACTCTTAAATACAGGTCAGGTAACTGTGCTGACCAGGCACATTTAGTTGTTGCACTTGCAAGATCCTCTGGATTACCAGCAAGGTACGTCCACGCTAAAGCTAAATTTAGAAGTGGCCATGTTTATGGTCACTACTGGGCCCAAATAAAGGTAAACGGTAAATGGGTCACAGCTGATACAACCAGTAAAAGAAACTCCTTTGGAGCGCCAAGAAACTGGACTTCAGCAAGAATTGTAGGTATTTCAAATAATATTTAA
- a CDS encoding HEPN domain-containing protein, whose amino-acid sequence MIHLNDLENCFNRRHLRPVEPSKEKSDLSIKQAKEWLEEAKRNLENEAYRSAQISTYLALFHSARAILFRDGIREKNHYCIGIYLEKYVNSGYLEEEYAMLFDRMRGARNADQYSFQIAPSPEEIKSGIESADDVINRMDQLLNETNPIE is encoded by the coding sequence GTGATACACCTGAATGACCTGGAAAATTGTTTTAATAGAAGGCATTTACGTCCTGTTGAGCCTTCAAAGGAAAAGAGTGATCTTTCCATTAAGCAAGCAAAAGAATGGCTTGAAGAGGCCAAAAGGAATCTTGAAAATGAAGCATACAGATCCGCACAGATATCAACTTATCTTGCTTTATTTCATTCTGCAAGAGCAATTCTATTTAGAGACGGAATTAGAGAGAAGAACCATTATTGTATAGGTATTTATCTTGAAAAATATGTAAACAGTGGATATTTAGAAGAAGAATATGCAATGCTTTTTGATAGAATGAGGGGTGCTAGAAACGCTGACCAGTACTCATTTCAAATAGCGCCATCTCCAGAAGAAATTAAATCTGGAATTGAATCTGCAGATGACGTTATAAACAGGATGGATCAGTTATTGAACGAAACTAACCCTATTGAATAA
- a CDS encoding ArsR family transcriptional regulator, translating to MLTELFKTEKRVEILNYILYENKSSVTEVSRETGVSKGLVSRFIRYLESSGLIEKSGRSYYPKNIEKTKAIKVLLNLDKINLNQLNLDWADSIGIYGSWASGANTSESDFDVWVKVGKYPPEQEISRLNKDLRDMTKAEVSMLILTPEKLETLKNTDKPFYNSLLRNSIVLKGDTPE from the coding sequence ATGCTTACAGAACTCTTCAAGACAGAAAAACGAGTTGAAATTCTTAATTATATACTTTATGAAAATAAATCATCAGTAACAGAAGTTTCAAGAGAAACTGGAGTATCAAAAGGACTTGTTTCAAGATTTATTCGATATTTAGAAAGTTCAGGTTTAATAGAAAAATCTGGTAGATCATATTATCCCAAAAATATTGAAAAAACAAAAGCCATTAAAGTCCTCTTAAATTTAGATAAAATAAATCTAAATCAACTTAATCTAGACTGGGCTGATTCTATAGGCATATATGGAAGCTGGGCATCAGGGGCCAACACTTCAGAAAGTGATTTTGATGTCTGGGTTAAAGTAGGAAAATATCCACCTGAGCAGGAAATCAGCAGGTTAAATAAAGATTTAAGGGACATGACTAAAGCTGAAGTAAGCATGCTTATTCTAACTCCTGAAAAATTAGAAACGCTAAAAAATACAGATAAACCATTTTACAATTCACTTTTAAGAAATTCAATAGTTTTAAAAGGTGATACACCTGAATGA
- a CDS encoding Fic family protein — MLNDMDKYLEEGKITEKMILKLHHDITYSTLEDTYMEGQYRTIPVHVVNEEGETVFTPPLAYLARRDMNELIEWINGDSKELNPVMAAGIIHYEFVRIHPFVDGNGRTARALAALLLYLREFDTERFFTMDEYYDYDRPAYYRALNSVDEETKDLTGWLEYFLEGFLISISQIKDRILLFSPSEALKRRVKLSEKQMKIIEFIHLNGQVNNLEVQELLKISRQGAYKYLRALMDLDLVEKKGGSRSTYYVLKSDS; from the coding sequence GTGCTCAATGACATGGATAAATACCTTGAAGAGGGGAAAATCACAGAAAAAATGATTTTAAAACTCCACCACGATATAACTTATTCTACACTGGAAGACACCTATATGGAAGGCCAGTACAGGACTATACCAGTTCACGTTGTAAACGAGGAAGGTGAAACTGTATTCACCCCACCGCTCGCATATTTGGCCCGTCGAGATATGAATGAACTCATTGAATGGATAAATGGAGATTCTAAAGAGTTGAATCCAGTTATGGCTGCCGGAATTATCCACTATGAATTTGTAAGGATTCACCCCTTTGTGGACGGGAACGGGAGGACAGCTAGGGCACTTGCAGCCCTTTTACTCTACTTGAGAGAGTTTGACACAGAAAGGTTCTTTACCATGGATGAATACTATGATTACGACAGGCCGGCTTATTACAGGGCGCTAAATTCGGTTGACGAGGAAACAAAGGATTTAACAGGGTGGCTGGAATACTTTTTAGAAGGCTTTTTGATTTCTATATCTCAAATTAAAGATAGGATACTGCTCTTTTCGCCGAGTGAAGCTTTGAAGCGAAGGGTGAAACTGTCTGAAAAGCAGATGAAAATAATTGAGTTTATACATTTAAACGGGCAGGTTAACAACCTTGAAGTCCAGGAACTCTTAAAAATTTCCCGTCAGGGCGCTTATAAGTATTTGAGGGCTTTGATGGATTTGGACCTGGTTGAGAAGAAGGGCGGGAGCCGTTCTACGTATTATGTTTTGAAGTCAGATAGTTAG
- a CDS encoding nucleotidyltransferase family protein: MKEKETRLEIEDVKRKILPILEQYEVKKAGLFGSVVRGELREDSDIDILVEIEKDISLLDFVDLKLEIEEKLGRKVDLVEYSTIKPLLKM; this comes from the coding sequence ATGAAAGAGAAAGAAACGCGGCTTGAAATTGAGGATGTAAAAAGAAAAATACTTCCTATTTTAGAGCAGTACGAGGTTAAAAAAGCAGGACTATTTGGCTCAGTAGTTAGGGGAGAGCTGCGAGAAGACAGTGACATCGATATTTTAGTTGAAATTGAAAAGGATATTAGTCTTCTGGATTTTGTTGATTTAAAACTTGAAATTGAGGAAAAACTGGGAAGAAAAGTTGATCTGGTGGAGTACAGTACAATTAAACCTCTTTTAAAGATGTGA
- a CDS encoding GNAT family protein: protein MNKIEFNDLIIEKLEDHHDISCFECGNHDLNEFLMEKSRDQMNNKVNVTYLCKYDSYLVAFFTWCADSIMLKKIIDKDKDYLEELGINYETLPALKLCRLAVDKQYHGNRIGPELVELVISTALELSKTIGLRFITVDAYCNARWLYDKYLFKMFPKEERKLVKYKRNPRPEHTISMYLDIHKE, encoded by the coding sequence ATGAATAAAATTGAGTTTAATGATCTCATCATTGAAAAATTAGAAGATCATCATGATATATCCTGCTTTGAATGTGGTAATCATGATCTCAACGAATTTTTAATGGAAAAATCACGTGACCAGATGAATAACAAGGTAAATGTGACTTATTTATGTAAATATGATTCCTATCTTGTGGCATTTTTCACATGGTGTGCTGACTCAATTATGCTTAAAAAAATTATAGATAAAGATAAAGACTATTTAGAAGAATTAGGGATAAATTACGAAACACTACCTGCTTTAAAACTATGTAGGCTTGCCGTTGATAAACAGTATCACGGAAATAGAATTGGTCCTGAATTAGTAGAATTAGTCATCAGTACTGCTTTAGAATTATCTAAAACAATAGGTTTAAGGTTTATTACAGTTGACGCTTACTGTAATGCCAGATGGCTGTATGATAAATATCTATTTAAAATGTTTCCAAAAGAAGAACGAAAATTAGTCAAATATAAGCGTAATCCGCGGCCAGAACATACTATTTCAATGTATCTTGACATTCATAAAGAATAA
- a CDS encoding helix-turn-helix domain-containing protein, translating into MENPKNSGGNLAKVMITNITKEKDLIKALDKSECNDAIVFYDENYEKIPENYHWNATYVKINKEFISALKQVKGILRENELCEFFIEHNNVSVYLMYGVLSDETNYNIYIFENGEFELLPPQKNKLDNYEILILKTLVGNQYNAAEIIRKSGITKTLVYDRLKRLQNMGLIVKSNRKYELDSLGSDFLELI; encoded by the coding sequence ATGGAAAATCCAAAAAATAGTGGTGGTAATTTGGCCAAAGTCATGATAACTAACATTACAAAAGAAAAAGACCTGATAAAAGCGCTTGACAAAAGTGAATGTAATGACGCTATAGTATTCTACGATGAAAACTACGAGAAAATTCCTGAAAACTATCACTGGAATGCAACATATGTCAAAATAAATAAAGAATTTATCAGTGCATTAAAGCAGGTGAAAGGTATCTTAAGAGAAAATGAATTATGTGAATTCTTCATAGAACATAATAATGTTAGTGTATATTTGATGTACGGCGTTTTATCTGATGAAACAAATTATAATATTTATATTTTCGAAAATGGAGAATTTGAACTCCTTCCACCGCAAAAAAACAAATTAGATAATTATGAAATTCTGATTTTGAAGACATTAGTTGGTAATCAATATAATGCAGCTGAAATAATTCGTAAATCTGGGATAACTAAGACTCTTGTTTATGATAGGTTAAAAAGGCTTCAAAATATGGGTTTGATAGTGAAGTCAAATAGGAAGTATGAGTTGGATTCGTTGGGGTCGGACTTTTTGGAATTGATTTGA
- a CDS encoding SEC-C domain-containing protein, whose translation MSKSNNSSKRTIEYEIVDDGLAMSSKMEPEEFEEFIKDIKSKRPEIKEKIDENIQKVSAIIKEYDPFILLQSITLANFLTNMEKYSEFTHPGKEIYVEYALSLILGHSKFNIGINTPKNKIEEFITLINEILNDVTLYFATETVEGKTDEIEGKIRFMSLTSYLFLRGDSYKKHHLELVKDLFKPHDSFLKENFDLTTDEIIEGINEIGSQLLKNSNNQQEFWVKVGELQELFRDFIEQDENKNLSIEDIKKNYNNLPEVLKKRKELDALKRKTEKFPFIVEPNDKIPKKLLKLLSSHFGENIPFTSFKKGPCWPTNDSIIQERPIIEYNDDFYCFIPNILFRNTINIIEAWIKEKDESYFENNYKTKSGECLEIKALEYFKTIFPDAEIYNKLFYYITENGERKRPETDGIVIYDNNLFIIEAKGGSFSISARRGSIRALKNDATELIDKAYSQALRTKKYIEESEEPVFEDERGSEILVIKDKKRFKNIYLINITLENLGYISINLNLLKSIDLIQGKEWPWSVFINDLRIISEIVEFPSEFILFLQQRTILNNYAQIKASDELDLFMCFLDRQLDFDDKTLEHYDEIEIPTTYTEPLDRYYNYLDGQVSTGEKPQIDIPKEYEEIVKGVEKVNKKDFTSISTLLLGFNAEIQHIILENIQNIVDDLKINENYNYYFTICIDKPTIGLTIIITTHDNYNPHDVDYYCKMKMYKHKLEEWVLLNISLQEEKVIVKDFKNYKQKWRHDYRKNNQLKRFKGLNFAGFRTMGKKLENNDLCPCGSGKKYKKCCK comes from the coding sequence TAAGGAAAAAATAGATGAAAATATACAAAAAGTATCTGCAATAATAAAAGAATATGACCCATTTATTCTTCTTCAATCTATTACTTTAGCTAATTTTCTTACAAATATGGAAAAATACAGTGAATTTACACATCCGGGTAAAGAAATATATGTTGAATATGCATTAAGTCTCATTTTAGGCCATTCTAAATTTAATATAGGAATAAACACACCTAAAAATAAAATAGAGGAGTTTATAACATTAATAAATGAAATATTAAATGATGTAACTTTATATTTTGCTACTGAAACAGTAGAAGGCAAAACAGATGAAATTGAGGGGAAAATTCGCTTTATGTCTTTAACTTCATATCTTTTCCTTCGAGGAGACTCATATAAAAAACATCATCTTGAATTAGTAAAAGATTTATTTAAACCACACGATTCATTTCTTAAGGAAAATTTTGATTTAACTACTGATGAAATAATTGAGGGCATAAATGAGATAGGATCCCAATTATTAAAAAATTCAAATAATCAGCAAGAATTTTGGGTAAAGGTAGGAGAATTACAGGAATTATTTAGAGATTTTATTGAACAAGATGAAAATAAAAACCTTTCTATTGAAGACATTAAAAAGAATTATAATAATTTACCTGAAGTCTTAAAAAAACGAAAAGAACTAGACGCTTTAAAAAGAAAAACTGAAAAGTTCCCATTTATTGTTGAACCTAACGATAAAATACCAAAAAAACTTCTTAAACTTTTAAGCTCTCATTTTGGTGAGAATATACCATTTACCTCTTTTAAAAAAGGACCATGTTGGCCAACTAATGATTCAATAATACAAGAAAGACCTATTATTGAATATAACGATGATTTTTACTGTTTTATCCCAAATATTCTCTTTAGAAATACAATAAACATCATTGAAGCATGGATTAAAGAAAAAGACGAATCTTATTTTGAAAATAATTATAAAACAAAAAGTGGGGAATGTTTAGAAATAAAAGCTTTAGAATATTTTAAGACAATATTTCCAGATGCAGAAATTTATAATAAACTTTTTTATTATATTACTGAAAATGGCGAGAGAAAACGCCCTGAAACAGATGGTATTGTAATATATGATAATAATTTATTTATAATTGAAGCAAAAGGAGGTTCTTTCTCTATTTCCGCCCGTAGAGGCAGTATTCGGGCTTTAAAGAATGATGCTACTGAACTTATTGATAAGGCATATTCTCAAGCCTTAAGAACAAAAAAATATATTGAAGAATCCGAGGAACCAGTATTTGAAGATGAAAGAGGCTCTGAAATATTAGTAATTAAAGATAAAAAAAGGTTTAAAAACATATACCTTATAAATATCACTTTAGAAAATTTAGGATACATTTCAATAAATTTAAACTTATTAAAGTCAATAGACCTCATCCAAGGAAAAGAGTGGCCTTGGTCAGTATTTATAAATGACTTACGTATAATATCAGAAATAGTTGAATTCCCTTCTGAATTTATCCTGTTTTTACAGCAAAGGACGATATTAAACAATTATGCTCAAATTAAAGCGTCAGATGAATTAGATTTATTTATGTGTTTTCTTGACCGGCAACTTGATTTTGATGATAAGACATTAGAACATTACGACGAAATAGAGATTCCAACTACATATACTGAACCATTAGACCGTTATTATAATTATCTTGATGGTCAAGTATCTACAGGTGAAAAACCACAAATAGATATTCCTAAAGAGTATGAAGAAATTGTAAAAGGTGTAGAAAAAGTAAATAAAAAAGATTTTACTAGCATTTCAACACTTTTACTTGGTTTTAATGCAGAAATCCAGCATATCATTTTAGAAAATATCCAAAATATTGTCGATGATTTAAAAATCAACGAAAATTACAATTATTATTTTACCATTTGCATAGATAAGCCAACGATTGGGTTAACTATTATAATTACTACCCACGATAATTACAATCCTCATGATGTAGATTATTATTGTAAAATGAAAATGTATAAACATAAATTAGAAGAATGGGTTTTATTAAATATTAGTTTACAAGAGGAGAAAGTTATAGTTAAAGATTTTAAAAATTATAAGCAAAAATGGAGACATGATTATCGTAAGAATAACCAACTTAAAAGGTTTAAAGGACTAAATTTTGCTGGATTCCGAACAATGGGCAAGAAATTAGAAAATAATGATCTATGTCCTTGTGGCAGTGGTAAAAAATATAAAAAATGCTGTAAATAG